From one Peredibacter starrii genomic stretch:
- a CDS encoding L-tyrosine/L-tryptophan isonitrile synthase family protein: MIAQEIKNTNLTQSIVEAMEAVSKLSSNELTFDQFLEVPLMQNMASQMATGRSLKFLLPAFPAKSPSPVKTSGALPDFGEVIALQALNEMCAKITANYKPGAQVVICSDGRVFSDVVNVSDKTIDAYSEGIQSIINEFNLTHLSTFSLEDLYPNLSGPELRNRLLWQFAKSIEEVRHQVIEDRHYQGLFNGMHKFMVEDRMGIPTVKSKNQINKETKSATYELMRRSDAWSALLNHYFKGALRLSIHPYPHTHEKFGVKLVSSSSKWATPWHNVTVKVKDKYELMHLAEAERLGAEKKVFGGKYVFFEA, translated from the coding sequence ATGATTGCCCAAGAAATCAAGAACACAAACTTAACTCAGTCTATTGTAGAGGCGATGGAAGCGGTTTCAAAGCTTTCTTCCAATGAGTTAACTTTCGATCAGTTCCTTGAGGTTCCTCTCATGCAAAACATGGCCTCTCAGATGGCCACGGGACGCTCACTGAAATTTCTTTTACCGGCCTTTCCCGCTAAGAGTCCAAGCCCAGTTAAGACGTCCGGAGCACTTCCTGATTTCGGTGAAGTCATCGCCCTTCAAGCTCTAAATGAAATGTGTGCAAAAATCACCGCTAACTACAAACCAGGTGCTCAGGTGGTGATCTGTTCTGATGGACGAGTATTTAGTGATGTGGTGAATGTTTCGGATAAAACAATCGACGCTTACTCGGAAGGAATTCAAAGCATTATCAATGAGTTTAATCTCACTCATCTTTCAACTTTTTCACTCGAAGATTTATACCCTAATCTTTCGGGACCTGAACTTCGTAATCGTCTGCTTTGGCAATTTGCTAAATCGATAGAAGAAGTTCGTCATCAGGTGATTGAAGACCGGCACTACCAGGGACTTTTCAATGGGATGCATAAGTTCATGGTGGAAGATCGCATGGGGATTCCAACTGTAAAAAGTAAAAACCAGATTAACAAAGAAACAAAGAGCGCCACATACGAATTAATGAGACGCTCAGACGCCTGGTCAGCACTTCTTAATCATTACTTCAAAGGTGCACTCAGACTTTCAATTCACCCATACCCTCATACTCATGAGAAGTTTGGTGTGAAGCTGGTTTCATCTTCAAGCAAGTGGGCGACTCCCTGGCATAACGTGACCGTAAAAGTGAAAGATAAATATGAGCTGATGCATTTAGCGGAAGCAGAGAGATTGGGTGCAGAGAAAAAAGTATTCGGAGGAAAGTATGTCTTCTTCGAAGCTTAA
- a CDS encoding helix-turn-helix domain-containing protein, which produces MKTKAKAKTKVGTTYEPDFFAHAKKVMGSRAYTKAVTAGREEAINLKLKMAREKIGLTQSGLKGLTQPEVSKIESRQDVKISTLEKYAKGLGMKVEINLIPNDEDSTKAITIYC; this is translated from the coding sequence ATGAAAACGAAAGCAAAAGCAAAAACCAAGGTAGGAACAACTTATGAACCAGATTTCTTTGCACATGCAAAGAAAGTCATGGGAAGTAGAGCATATACAAAGGCCGTAACTGCGGGCCGCGAAGAGGCCATCAACTTAAAGCTAAAGATGGCAAGAGAAAAGATCGGCTTAACTCAATCCGGTCTCAAAGGTTTAACCCAACCTGAGGTATCGAAAATCGAAAGTCGCCAAGATGTTAAGATCTCTACTTTAGAAAAGTATGCAAAAGGTTTAGGAATGAAGGTTGAAATAAACTTAATTCCAAATGACGAAGACAGTACTAAGGCGATTACAATTTACTGCTAG
- a CDS encoding Spy/CpxP family protein refolding chaperone, whose protein sequence is MKKYQIFSIITATLLVMGVAAGCKPGGKGPDGKMNWITEKITDKLDLDKDQENKLRDLVQTVQEQRTAHREQSKSQRVELKAMVLSEKLDKDAARKLMDNRQAAMRESFDPVFEKLQVFHASLRPEQKKEAVELMEKFGKRFH, encoded by the coding sequence ATGAAGAAGTACCAAATATTTTCGATTATTACGGCAACTTTGTTGGTCATGGGAGTGGCAGCAGGTTGTAAGCCCGGTGGTAAAGGACCGGATGGTAAGATGAACTGGATAACAGAAAAGATCACGGACAAGTTGGATCTGGATAAAGATCAGGAAAATAAACTGCGTGATCTCGTGCAAACCGTTCAAGAGCAACGTACGGCACATCGTGAACAAAGCAAATCACAAAGAGTTGAACTCAAGGCCATGGTCTTATCAGAGAAACTTGATAAAGATGCGGCCCGAAAACTTATGGATAATCGTCAGGCCGCGATGAGAGAGAGCTTTGATCCGGTTTTTGAAAAACTGCAAGTTTTCCATGCGTCACTTAGGCCAGAACAAAAGAAAGAAGCTGTGGAGTTGATGGAAAAATTTGGAAAACGTTTCCATTAA
- a CDS encoding TauD/TfdA dioxygenase family protein, which translates to MSSSKLNGIMILKDQKFSKEELLTYAQTLSDKSGEIQDKLLHWDFGPMMEMRFDRNAQNYLFSDEVVPFHWDGAFYREPSKLLFFCEESVGNGGETLFVNTELLWSSLTEEEKVKCEKVTLTYRTEKKAHYGGEIKVPLVQKHPRTGSIILRLAEEVETHLNPVTLNIIGIENADAFYQELRNKLYDPAFMYEHAWEKGDLLVCDNFTFLHGRRALGGNLKRSFKRIQIL; encoded by the coding sequence ATGTCTTCTTCGAAGCTTAATGGAATCATGATTCTCAAAGACCAGAAGTTTTCTAAAGAAGAACTTTTGACTTATGCTCAGACTCTCTCTGATAAATCAGGCGAGATTCAGGATAAACTTCTTCATTGGGATTTTGGTCCAATGATGGAAATGAGGTTTGATCGAAATGCGCAGAACTATCTCTTCTCAGATGAAGTGGTGCCTTTCCATTGGGACGGGGCCTTTTATCGTGAACCTAGTAAACTTCTTTTTTTCTGTGAAGAGAGTGTAGGAAATGGTGGGGAAACTTTATTTGTGAACACCGAACTTCTATGGAGTTCACTCACCGAAGAAGAGAAGGTCAAATGTGAGAAAGTCACTCTCACGTACCGAACTGAAAAAAAGGCCCATTACGGTGGCGAAATTAAGGTCCCACTGGTTCAGAAGCATCCCAGAACTGGGTCGATTATTCTTCGTCTGGCCGAAGAAGTTGAAACGCATCTGAATCCCGTGACCTTGAACATCATTGGAATTGAAAACGCTGATGCCTTTTATCAAGAACTTCGAAATAAACTCTATGATCCGGCGTTCATGTATGAGCATGCATGGGAGAAGGGAGACCTCTTGGTTTGCGATAATTTTACCTTCCTCCATGGCCGTAGGGCCCTCGGTGGAAACTTAAAGCGCTCATTTAAGCGAATTCAGATTCTTTAG
- a CDS encoding ABC-F family ATP-binding cassette domain-containing protein, giving the protein MTTLLTLQNLSLHYPHKIIFKDVTFTLNQGDKIGVLGLNGHGKSSLFKVIAGLVTPDTTTPPFIYDKSKDFTYFYVPQELPNLSDWNIENYFFEFHPEMGKLKRRLDKINEQLGMGEGNFDKLINEQSHIYEELTKLGEDKLHAQYVSYLKFFGVENIDRMMSSLSGGEQRKVALSLGLSAPQELILWDEPTNHLDLETIQDFEDELQGSKKTFMIISHDRSLLNNVVDRIIHIQQGKLRSFSGTYEAYLQFLVDDQKRREKELDKLTNAQRRETAWIRRGVQARRTKSKKRIEDYGTLNKTIQDLKSQAHKSVSLNLQSSGRKTKILMSAEDLTLKFGERTLFDNLNFSIAKGDKIALLGRNGVGKSSLLKILLGELEQTSGTVTRAHNLDVGYFSQKREALKDDETPWKMIGEGIDYVISNTGEKRHVASYLENFLFSSDEIKRPIHTFSGGEKNRLQLAQFMKHSRDIWIFDEPTNDLDLETIGILEEELRNYEGALIIVGHDRSFINNTTDKCWVLHDGKIENFEAGFSQAELFLEAIHLEEELKKKVPAEARPAPKVEVTSSKMTNKERNRYDQLGKEIEKLEAKIGTQKSELENFDYTKFDKKKADEMQAQLAKSEAKMEELFNEWADLEAKL; this is encoded by the coding sequence ATGACGACACTACTTACCCTTCAAAACCTTAGTCTTCACTATCCCCATAAAATCATCTTCAAAGATGTGACCTTTACCCTGAATCAGGGTGATAAAATCGGGGTCTTGGGTCTAAATGGTCACGGGAAGTCATCACTTTTCAAAGTCATCGCTGGTCTGGTGACTCCAGACACTACAACACCTCCTTTTATTTACGATAAGAGCAAGGACTTTACTTACTTCTATGTACCTCAGGAACTTCCTAATCTTTCTGATTGGAACATTGAGAACTACTTTTTTGAGTTTCACCCGGAAATGGGAAAACTCAAAAGACGTCTGGATAAAATCAATGAACAGCTTGGAATGGGCGAAGGTAACTTCGATAAACTCATCAACGAGCAGTCACATATCTACGAAGAACTAACAAAACTTGGCGAAGACAAACTTCACGCTCAGTACGTGAGTTACTTAAAGTTTTTCGGTGTAGAAAATATCGATCGTATGATGAGTTCACTTTCGGGTGGTGAGCAAAGAAAGGTCGCTCTTTCTCTTGGTCTATCAGCTCCTCAAGAACTGATTCTTTGGGATGAGCCTACCAACCACTTGGACCTTGAAACGATTCAGGACTTTGAAGATGAGCTTCAAGGTTCTAAGAAAACATTCATGATCATCTCCCACGATAGATCACTCTTAAACAACGTAGTAGACCGAATCATCCATATCCAACAAGGAAAGCTCAGATCATTCTCTGGAACCTATGAGGCCTACCTTCAGTTCCTTGTAGATGATCAAAAGCGCCGTGAGAAAGAGCTTGATAAGTTAACCAACGCTCAGAGAAGAGAAACCGCCTGGATCCGGCGAGGGGTGCAAGCTCGTCGTACGAAATCTAAGAAGCGTATTGAAGACTATGGAACACTTAATAAAACCATCCAGGACCTTAAGTCTCAGGCCCACAAATCAGTCAGCTTGAACCTTCAGTCTTCTGGTAGAAAAACGAAGATTCTTATGTCGGCGGAAGATCTGACATTGAAGTTCGGTGAACGCACACTCTTTGATAATCTTAACTTCTCAATCGCCAAAGGCGATAAGATCGCCCTTCTTGGACGAAACGGTGTAGGTAAGTCATCGCTTCTGAAAATCCTTCTAGGAGAGCTTGAACAAACTTCGGGCACAGTGACCCGCGCTCATAATCTTGATGTTGGTTACTTCTCACAAAAGCGTGAGGCCCTGAAAGATGATGAGACGCCTTGGAAGATGATCGGTGAAGGCATCGATTACGTGATCTCAAACACGGGTGAAAAACGTCACGTAGCAAGTTACCTGGAAAACTTTTTATTCAGCTCGGATGAAATTAAGCGTCCGATTCATACTTTCTCGGGTGGTGAGAAAAACCGTCTGCAGCTTGCTCAGTTCATGAAGCACTCTCGCGATATCTGGATTTTCGATGAGCCGACCAACGACCTTGACCTTGAGACCATCGGGATTTTGGAAGAAGAACTTCGTAACTACGAAGGTGCTCTGATTATCGTAGGTCACGATCGCTCATTCATTAATAACACCACTGATAAGTGTTGGGTCCTTCATGATGGTAAGATCGAAAATTTCGAGGCCGGTTTCTCTCAAGCGGAACTGTTCCTAGAAGCGATTCACCTGGAAGAGGAACTCAAGAAGAAAGTTCCGGCCGAAGCTAGGCCTGCTCCAAAAGTGGAAGTAACTTCTTCAAAGATGACCAATAAAGAGCGCAATCGTTACGATCAGCTTGGAAAAGAAATTGAAAAGCTTGAGGCAAAGATCGGCACTCAGAAATCTGAATTAGAGAACTTTGATTACACAAAGTTCGATAAAAAGAAGGCCGATGAGATGCAGGCCCAGCTTGCGAAATCAGAGGCCAAGATGGAAGAGCTCTTTAACGAATGGGCCGATCTGGAAGCTAAGCTCTAG
- a CDS encoding response regulator transcription factor: MKALLIDDDQKLSELLKQYFHQYGIDVVAAFHPKKGMELMRTENPDIIILDVMLPDMDGFSVCKEIRKESDIPIIMLTARGDTTDKIVGLEIGADDYLAKPFEPRELVARIQTIVRRSQTRTPKKSLVIGELEIKLNERDALLNGESLQLTSNEFELLSYFAGHPGKKIDRDEIMNHLRGIDANFYSRSVDILVSRLRQKLGDDSKSPRFIKTIWGEGYVFLGEAP; encoded by the coding sequence ATGAAAGCACTATTAATCGATGACGACCAAAAACTATCTGAACTTCTGAAGCAATACTTCCATCAGTATGGCATCGATGTCGTGGCGGCCTTTCATCCTAAGAAAGGCATGGAACTCATGCGCACTGAGAACCCAGACATCATCATTTTAGATGTGATGTTACCGGACATGGACGGCTTCTCTGTTTGCAAAGAAATTAGAAAAGAAAGCGATATACCAATTATTATGCTCACGGCCCGTGGAGACACTACAGATAAAATCGTAGGTCTCGAAATCGGAGCTGACGACTATTTAGCAAAACCATTTGAACCTAGAGAGCTGGTGGCTAGAATTCAGACCATCGTTCGTCGAAGTCAGACTCGAACTCCTAAAAAATCACTTGTGATCGGAGAGCTCGAGATTAAATTGAATGAAAGAGACGCGCTCCTTAATGGTGAGTCCCTGCAACTTACCTCAAATGAATTTGAACTACTCTCTTACTTTGCCGGTCATCCTGGCAAAAAGATTGATAGAGATGAAATCATGAATCACCTTCGTGGTATCGATGCTAATTTTTATAGTCGCTCAGTTGATATTCTGGTGAGCCGACTCCGTCAAAAACTGGGAGACGATTCAAAGTCTCCCCGTTTTATTAAAACCATCTGGGGAGAGGGTTATGTCTTCCTGGGAGAAGCTCCATGA
- a CDS encoding type II toxin-antitoxin system RelE/ParE family toxin: MVSWNVKQSEEFQKWFDGADAVLRADILKNVELIKQMGPALGRPNVDTIKGSSIVNLKELRFKSGHQGNQVIRIFFVFDPDRNAVLLIGGDKAGSGDKTFYNTMIDQSEKIYLQYLEKRKKLIEEEEKKLKKEAEKKKISSKKAAKGKKK, translated from the coding sequence ATGGTGTCGTGGAATGTAAAACAATCTGAAGAGTTTCAGAAATGGTTCGATGGTGCAGATGCGGTTTTAAGAGCGGACATTCTTAAAAATGTCGAGCTGATTAAACAAATGGGTCCTGCTCTTGGTAGACCGAATGTTGATACGATTAAAGGTAGCTCGATAGTAAATTTGAAGGAGCTAAGATTTAAAAGTGGTCATCAAGGAAATCAAGTCATCAGGATTTTTTTTGTTTTTGACCCGGATCGAAATGCCGTTTTATTAATTGGTGGTGACAAGGCAGGTAGTGGAGATAAAACTTTCTATAATACGATGATTGATCAAAGCGAGAAGATTTATCTGCAATATTTAGAAAAACGAAAAAAGCTGATTGAAGAAGAGGAAAAAAAATTAAAAAAAGAAGCTGAAAAAAAGAAAATATCTTCCAAGAAAGCAGCAAAGGGGAAGAAAAAATGA
- a CDS encoding ABC-F family ATP-binding cassette domain-containing protein — MLAAHDVRLQFGGRTLFDDVNLKFTPGNCYGIIGANGAGKSTFLKILSGEISPTSGKIEISPGERLAVLKQNHFAYEEEEVLRTVILGHAKLVEIMKEKDALYAKEDFSDADGERTAELEGLFAEMNGWEAEANAASLLAGLGIKEDLHSKKMKELTGGEKVKVLLAQALFGKPEILLLDEPTNDLDLKAIQWLENFIMDQQDTTVLVVSHDRHFLNKVCTHICDIDFSKIKLYVGNYDFWYKSSQLAQRMMSDQNKKVEEKMKELKEFIQRFSANASKSSQATSRKKMLDKLTLEDIQPSSRKYPYVGFRADREAGDQLLRVEGLTVSLEGEKIINNVSFTIKKGQKVVFLAKSEVVTSALFKVLMGELTPDAGKVEWGITTTRAYLPNDNSEFFKDSSLDLINWLRQYSKDQTETFLRGFLGRMLFSGEEALKKCNVLSGGEKVRCMLSKMMLSGSNVLVMDNPTNHLDLETITAVNEGLIDFKGTLLFTSHDHEFIQTIANRVISIEGKGVRDEECTYDHFLGLE, encoded by the coding sequence ATGTTGGCCGCCCACGATGTCCGCCTCCAGTTTGGTGGAAGAACTCTCTTTGATGACGTTAATCTTAAATTCACACCAGGAAACTGTTACGGAATTATTGGTGCCAATGGCGCCGGAAAATCGACCTTTCTAAAAATCCTGAGCGGAGAAATTTCGCCGACTTCAGGAAAAATTGAAATCTCTCCCGGTGAGCGTCTGGCAGTTTTGAAGCAGAACCACTTTGCTTATGAAGAAGAAGAAGTTCTTCGCACAGTAATTCTGGGTCATGCCAAGCTCGTTGAGATCATGAAAGAGAAAGACGCTCTATACGCAAAAGAAGATTTCTCTGATGCTGATGGAGAGCGCACGGCCGAATTAGAAGGTCTATTCGCGGAAATGAATGGTTGGGAAGCGGAAGCAAACGCTGCTTCACTTCTAGCGGGTCTGGGAATTAAAGAAGATCTTCACTCGAAAAAAATGAAAGAGCTTACCGGTGGCGAGAAAGTTAAAGTTCTCCTTGCCCAGGCACTTTTCGGTAAACCTGAAATTCTTCTTCTGGATGAGCCTACCAACGATCTTGATCTTAAGGCGATTCAGTGGCTTGAGAACTTCATTATGGATCAACAAGATACAACAGTTCTGGTTGTTTCCCATGACCGTCACTTCCTGAATAAAGTTTGTACTCACATCTGTGATATCGATTTCTCAAAGATTAAACTTTACGTTGGTAACTATGACTTCTGGTACAAGTCATCTCAGCTTGCTCAGCGAATGATGTCGGATCAGAACAAAAAAGTAGAAGAGAAAATGAAAGAACTTAAAGAGTTCATTCAGCGATTCTCTGCCAACGCTTCTAAATCAAGTCAGGCGACTTCTCGTAAGAAGATGCTCGACAAACTAACTCTTGAAGACATTCAACCTTCATCTCGTAAATACCCTTACGTGGGCTTCCGTGCTGATCGTGAGGCCGGCGACCAACTTCTTCGTGTTGAAGGTCTGACAGTGAGCCTTGAAGGTGAAAAGATCATTAACAATGTTTCTTTCACAATCAAGAAAGGTCAGAAGGTTGTCTTCCTTGCGAAGTCAGAAGTAGTGACTTCTGCTCTTTTCAAGGTCCTTATGGGAGAACTCACTCCGGATGCTGGTAAGGTTGAATGGGGTATCACAACAACTCGTGCTTATCTGCCTAACGATAACTCAGAATTCTTTAAAGACTCCTCTTTGGATCTTATCAACTGGCTTCGCCAGTACTCTAAGGACCAAACAGAAACGTTCCTACGTGGCTTTCTGGGCCGTATGCTCTTCTCTGGAGAAGAGGCGCTTAAGAAATGTAACGTGCTTTCAGGGGGCGAGAAAGTCCGCTGTATGCTTTCTAAAATGATGCTTTCAGGCTCAAACGTATTGGTTATGGACAATCCAACCAACCACCTTGACCTCGAGACCATTACGGCGGTTAACGAAGGGCTCATTGATTTTAAGGGAACTCTGTTGTTTACTTCTCATGACCACGAATTCATCCAGACAATTGCTAACCGAGTGATCTCGATTGAAGGCAAGGGAGTCAGAGATG
- a CDS encoding HAMP domain-containing sensor histidine kinase, which yields MKFVKNSLYLKLLAIYSVTFLLLFGLVLVAIKSSRLMSIENSIRFNIQNYAQYLAHDIGAPPDLERAKEIQNKTKLDVVILGKDVAWSNNPHFLKYCEKSKEKRHFRRQVRVENRGYTYIFGGRNLKQPEFAWEIFLPFIAIFSIILFASYRLVKHVMKPIIDMKATASAFGEGKWDARVPLKSQDEFADLGSTMNSMAEKIETHFKNMKDLLLAISHELRSPLTRMRVTTEFIADENVKKSLNEEINHLDRITGMLLERERLSARPDILEKKMTNVSDIIQNVVKKYPETKVVMPIHESIPVDQNRFELALGTLLDNAYKHGKPPVEISLGADQNLIWIEVKDYGQGLPIEHIAKLGEPFFPSSKSAEGFGLGLSLAYSIFKAHGFALTAKKDDGCVFRIEIPRA from the coding sequence ATGAAGTTCGTTAAGAACTCTTTGTACCTAAAGCTGCTTGCGATCTATTCAGTGACTTTCCTTCTCTTGTTTGGATTGGTATTAGTCGCGATTAAGTCATCCCGTCTCATGAGTATTGAGAACTCGATTCGCTTTAATATCCAAAACTATGCCCAATACCTCGCCCATGATATTGGCGCTCCCCCGGATCTGGAACGCGCCAAAGAAATTCAAAATAAGACCAAGCTCGATGTAGTGATTCTGGGTAAAGATGTGGCCTGGTCCAATAATCCTCATTTCCTAAAATACTGTGAGAAAAGCAAAGAGAAGAGACACTTCCGACGCCAGGTTCGAGTTGAGAACCGTGGTTACACTTATATTTTTGGCGGTAGAAACTTAAAGCAGCCAGAGTTTGCCTGGGAAATCTTCCTGCCATTCATTGCCATCTTCTCCATCATTCTTTTTGCTTCTTACCGATTAGTAAAACATGTGATGAAGCCCATTATTGATATGAAGGCGACTGCCTCAGCATTCGGTGAAGGTAAATGGGACGCACGTGTTCCTTTGAAGTCTCAGGATGAATTCGCTGATCTCGGAAGCACCATGAACAGCATGGCCGAAAAAATTGAGACTCATTTTAAAAACATGAAGGATCTCCTCCTGGCCATTAGTCATGAGCTTCGCTCCCCGCTTACCCGTATGCGTGTGACGACGGAATTTATTGCTGATGAAAACGTGAAGAAATCTCTGAATGAAGAGATCAATCATCTTGACCGTATTACCGGCATGCTGCTTGAGCGTGAACGATTAAGTGCAAGACCTGATATCTTGGAAAAGAAAATGACCAATGTTTCGGACATTATTCAAAACGTGGTGAAGAAGTATCCTGAGACCAAAGTGGTGATGCCAATTCATGAATCCATTCCAGTGGATCAAAACCGCTTTGAACTGGCCCTGGGAACACTTCTTGATAATGCTTATAAGCATGGTAAGCCACCAGTTGAAATCTCTCTGGGGGCCGATCAAAATCTTATCTGGATTGAAGTAAAAGATTACGGACAGGGTCTACCAATTGAACATATTGCCAAACTGGGTGAACCATTTTTTCCATCATCAAAGAGTGCTGAAGGTTTTGGTCTGGGGCTTAGTCTTGCCTACTCGATCTTTAAAGCGCACGGCTTCGCCCTAACCGCAAAGAAAGATGATGGCTGTGTCTTTAGAATTGAGATCCCTAGAGCTTAG
- a CDS encoding Bax inhibitor-1/YccA family protein, with the protein MEPTFSRDVYSSPTRQLAVSQYMSKVYLWMTMGILLTGFVAYGVSTSEEILTMILTNKILFYGLIIAEFALVIFLSAGINKMNSLTATAMFLLYAAINGATLSIFSLIYTSESIQSAFFTTTVAFAGLSAFGFVTKRDLGPVGSFCTMGLFGLVGFGLLSIFFPSMMGTTASKIYGLVGIIVFAGLTAYDTQAIKNMAPSARDSEQFQKGAVLGALKLYLDFINLFLFILRMSGDRRR; encoded by the coding sequence ATGGAACCAACATTCAGTCGTGATGTTTATTCAAGCCCAACCCGTCAGTTGGCCGTTAGTCAGTACATGTCTAAGGTCTACTTATGGATGACAATGGGTATTTTACTTACGGGCTTTGTTGCCTACGGTGTGAGTACTAGTGAAGAGATTCTAACGATGATTCTGACCAATAAGATTTTATTTTACGGTCTGATCATTGCAGAGTTTGCTCTCGTGATTTTTTTATCGGCCGGTATCAATAAGATGAATTCTCTTACTGCTACTGCCATGTTTCTTCTATATGCTGCCATCAATGGTGCCACTCTATCGATTTTCTCCTTGATCTATACGAGTGAGAGCATTCAAAGCGCTTTTTTCACCACGACAGTGGCCTTTGCTGGTTTGAGTGCTTTTGGTTTTGTGACTAAACGTGATCTGGGTCCTGTTGGTTCATTCTGCACCATGGGTCTTTTTGGTCTTGTTGGATTTGGTCTCCTGAGCATTTTCTTTCCATCAATGATGGGTACGACCGCCAGTAAAATTTATGGTCTAGTAGGGATCATCGTTTTTGCTGGATTAACGGCCTATGATACTCAAGCAATCAAGAACATGGCCCCATCCGCGAGAGATTCTGAACAATTTCAGAAAGGTGCTGTCCTTGGCGCCCTTAAATTGTATCTCGATTTCATCAACCTCTTCCTCTTCATTCTTCGAATGAGCGGGGACCGTAGAAGATAA
- a CDS encoding LysR family transcriptional regulator has translation MSLTFKDLENFITVAKSRTLSEASEKLDMAQPSLSLGIKKMEKELGLPLFTRGRSGIKLTPQGKMILPKAEEALRLMFQIKGAPTNLSFKIGCHPSVGMFVLGEFLRSMHRLAPKLNLEIVNGPSHEINKKVAQGEVDFGIVMNPLPVPGLVTRFIGEDMVHVWESKDRYQDSLILNPEMIQSNSILSRWKDAPGTRVEVPNLELISHLVDSGAGYGIIPSQVVKAQRLNLKKVPNTPTYKDRLAVVCFPEIIKSMEGKLIFEELKKSFKA, from the coding sequence ATGAGCTTGACCTTTAAAGACCTGGAAAACTTCATCACCGTAGCAAAATCACGGACTTTATCCGAAGCTTCAGAGAAGCTCGATATGGCCCAGCCTTCTTTGTCCTTGGGAATTAAGAAGATGGAAAAAGAACTCGGACTTCCGTTATTTACACGTGGTCGCTCAGGGATCAAACTCACTCCACAAGGAAAAATGATTCTTCCAAAAGCGGAAGAGGCCTTGAGACTCATGTTTCAGATCAAAGGGGCGCCGACAAATCTGTCGTTTAAGATTGGCTGTCACCCTTCGGTAGGAATGTTTGTATTAGGAGAATTCCTTCGCTCTATGCATAGACTTGCTCCAAAGCTCAATCTTGAAATCGTGAACGGCCCTTCTCACGAGATCAACAAAAAGGTCGCTCAAGGTGAAGTTGATTTTGGTATCGTGATGAATCCTCTGCCTGTCCCGGGACTTGTCACTCGCTTCATTGGTGAAGACATGGTTCACGTTTGGGAATCAAAAGATCGTTATCAAGATAGCCTCATTTTGAACCCGGAGATGATTCAATCCAACAGTATTTTGTCTCGTTGGAAAGACGCTCCAGGAACTCGGGTCGAAGTTCCTAACCTCGAACTCATCTCTCATTTGGTTGATTCAGGTGCGGGTTATGGGATCATCCCTTCACAAGTGGTGAAAGCACAGAGACTCAATCTTAAAAAAGTTCCCAATACTCCCACTTATAAGGACCGCTTAGCGGTGGTTTGTTTTCCTGAGATTATTAAGTCAATGGAAGGGAAACTCATTTTTGAAGAACTAAAAAAGTCATTTAAAGCTTAA
- a CDS encoding DUF924 family protein gives MNWQDLHRFWFGDISLTPEYYERQIGRWFMQTYPKFDWVCEHQFAPWLHELKSMPENLFPRDYLALILLFDQIPRNTFRNDKRAVRYDQLAQKLTLKALGTELETSLTLPERMFLYLPLEHSENLKLQELSVEKFFELHKEAPKDLQSWTWDCLDYALEHQKMIKQFGRFTYRDSWADTSSSGAGVLLSI, from the coding sequence ATGAACTGGCAAGATCTCCATCGTTTCTGGTTTGGGGACATAAGTCTTACACCAGAGTATTACGAGCGACAGATAGGCCGATGGTTTATGCAGACATATCCTAAGTTTGATTGGGTCTGTGAGCATCAATTTGCCCCTTGGCTACATGAATTGAAGTCCATGCCGGAGAATCTCTTCCCTCGCGATTATCTCGCTCTCATCTTGCTTTTTGATCAAATACCCCGCAATACCTTTCGAAATGATAAACGTGCTGTGAGGTATGATCAGCTGGCCCAGAAGCTGACCCTAAAAGCACTGGGAACGGAACTTGAAACAAGCCTCACTTTGCCGGAGAGGATGTTTCTGTATCTGCCATTAGAGCATTCAGAGAATTTAAAACTTCAGGAATTAAGTGTGGAGAAGTTTTTTGAACTACACAAAGAGGCACCTAAGGACCTTCAAAGCTGGACATGGGATTGTCTTGATTATGCTCTAGAGCATCAGAAAATGATTAAACAATTTGGAAGATTTACTTACAGGGACTCTTGGGCAGACACTTCTTCCTCAGGAGCTGGAGTGCTGCTCTCCATATAA